The Littorina saxatilis isolate snail1 linkage group LG15, US_GU_Lsax_2.0, whole genome shotgun sequence genome contains a region encoding:
- the LOC138948095 gene encoding uncharacterized protein: MRQTTQQARNNVMDSHRLTILCRERSCKANGSGCKQIKVSGPSPSDPRKGCITQFSPEEIVALRMSLQAMDRDSKEWFILGILSSCMRTGQKTECSKWKEQRDRTRARSTYCLLTNPVCKVIPAPGLSDVRRRYLFQHIREYVREDRQNLVCPDPAN, from the exons ATGCGCCAAACAACCCAACAGGCGCGCAACAATGTCATGGACAGTCATCGTCTCACAATACTATGCCGTGAGCGATCGTGCAAGGCAAATGGCAGTGGTTGCAAGCAGATAAAAGTGTCAGGACCGTCCCCAAGTGACCCACGCAAGGGATGCATCACCCAGTTTTCACCTGAGGAAATCGTGGCTCTTCGGATGTCTTTGCAAGCAATGGATCGGG aTTCAAAGGAGTGGTTCATACTGGGCATTCTCAGCTCTTGCATGCGGACCGGACAGAAGACTGAGTGCAGCAAATGGAAGGAACAGCGCGACCGCACCCGAGCTCGTTCCACCTACTGTCTGCTGACCAACCCTGTCTGCAAAGTGATCCCAGCACCAGGACTCTCTGATGTGAGGAGGCGATACCTGTTCCAGCACATCAGGGAGTACGTCAGAGAAGACAGGCAAAACCTTGTGTGTCCTGACCCTGCCAATTGA